A portion of the Podospora pseudoanserina strain CBS 124.78 chromosome 2, whole genome shotgun sequence genome contains these proteins:
- a CDS encoding hypothetical protein (COG:H; EggNog:ENOG503NVI2; CAZy:GT8) — MRIWAHERYAYPVFVDSVQGETPSQSPQSEIVKQTSTQITLTMSDGTKVVDSDRVYTTLITSLSYLPGLLTLHHSLVHRSKSKYPLIALYTSSFPQSGLAILRRRNIPCQLITPLFPSSSSSSNTPSYSHDPRFRECFTKLIPFSLVQYKKIIQLDSDMLVLRNIDSLFDIELDSDKRVFAASHACLCNPCQFEHYPDYFRPENCYYTDPTSMGKDYLNGGLQVVRPDLGVYEEIVGYMNTPGIDLSFADQSVLAGCFRDRWVGLGWEFNALKTMRWRGVHDDVWGDGEVRNLHYILTPKPWEEERDEKGRVVMGEGKRGAEDKVTSQWWVDVDDERREREEERGIRDGW; from the exons ATGAGGATCTGGGCTCATGAACGGTATGCTTACCCTGTCTTTGTAGACTCGGTTCAAGGTGAAACACCTTCTCAGTCACCGCAGTCCGAAATCGTCaaacaaacatcaacacAAATCACCCTCACAATGTCAGACGGAACAAAAGTCGTCGACTCAGACAGAG TCTACACAACCCTCataacctccctctcctatctccccggcctcctcaccctccaccactccctcgTCCACCGCTCCAAATCAAAATACCCCCTCATAGCCCTCTACacctcttccttcccccaGTCGggcctcgccatcctccgccgccgcaacATCCCCTGTCAGCTCATAACCCCCTTattcccctcttcttcttcttcctcaaacACCCCCTCCTACTCCCACGACCCCCGATTTAGGGAATGCTTCACCAAGctcatccccttctccctcgtgCAGTACAAAAAGATCATCCAGCTCGACTCGGACATGCTGGTCCTGCGAAACATCGACTCGCTATTCGACATTGAACTCGACAGCGACAAGAGGGTGTTTGCCGCGAGCCACGCGTGCTTGTGCAACCCCTGTCAGTTTGAGCACTACCCGGATTATTTCCGCCCCGAAAACTGCTATTACACCGACCCGACCAGCATGGGGAAGGACTACCTTAATGGAGGGCTGCAGGTTGTGAGGCCTGATTTGGGGGTGTATGAGGAGATTGTGGGGTATATGAACACGCCGGGGATTGATCTCAGTTTTGCTGACCAGAGCGTGCTTGCTGGATGTTTTAGAGACAgatgggtgggtttggggtgggagtTTAACGCGCTCAAGACaatgaggtggaggggggtgcaCGATGAtgtttggggggatggggaggtgaggaattTGCATTACATCTTGACGCCGAAgccgtgggaggaggagagggatgagaagggtAGGGTGGtcatgggggaggggaaaaggggggcgGAGGACAAGGTTACGAGTCAGTggtgggttgatgttgatgatgagaggagggagcgggaggaggagagggggatcagggatgggtggtga
- the SWE1 gene encoding mitosis inhibitor protein kinase swe1 (COG:D; EggNog:ENOG503NUW3; BUSCO:EOG09260W9L), whose amino-acid sequence MSFTNDCGGALTLPSPTHVHHDVSSAVRSLRRSLSRSPSKFRLSGAVSPSPTPTPAAPSRSAHLEHPASTPIPATPAALAGPSSPTSFSAPQHGIAGNPFVNKPNIKLSVRSTRSKPVTRPLSRSRGSPKSPLKRVFAPSSDSLNLLPTSFSAPDTRGQENRSFREFALALSPTSRRNLEKPTRHSVHLDISGSDKVSFPAISVSPLKRSDATMSLGQTAFGSPVAKRRSLHGISSMNNEPTIFDQSPTARESQQQPGFDIHEDANLEYELTGSNVSPTPDPLASPTPSSLQHRSNSLRRSTLQQRHGDTRSSWGRRAGEKAQMTLDAGSPMAARSRPRLSLDQYVPIATESPFTHQGPLLPASAHFLAHKAREQFQPHPLSRSLTQSSSNSSLPDDSPTHVPVQFGEKARVPLNFSKSLPPGARPPTKDSGDVATPNYKHAKPFQAAFMSTGLVSKMNRNPELGPPKHPGAKVNIMPDTPCKKQYSSATYPPNLSAGRRQSRKSVGSPTTPFGASTNAPPTSGNLFFQQVRAGHMRKSSLLSLDGDDLAGSQDDFPPPTPTKNIFKNVTSSGASVRTPLGTPGFASFATPAVPFSLSSARTPAQSTTPSFTPPGAPQSTTPSFTPPGAPSFTPSGTPESTTPLCARQDQDNGQQVTEPIFRPSTPYSSASPFVSVSNSAPVINESHTPASLFATPAPRNKTTPVFFATGSKSSSNEYLVPNQDASGSPLGSKKASPRTPGDSLKNSMPPPGGKSTGPPATPSTHERSSLFGGAPDRRMSITPRNGRGPGDVDESLVSRFDKSEVIGSGEFSTVYRVTKLASPASSFMTMGISTTPQTPSSPESGKVFAVKKLRVPISGGRERERKYQEVHILRSLNHSTKVVQYIDSWEWNNYLYIQTEYCTEGSLDIFLKDIGQTGRLDDFRIWKILLEIAQGLAAIHEAGFIHLDIKPANILVTFDGYLKIADFGMATTSPAPPGIEGEGDREYIGPEILRGRYEQPADIFALGLIILEIACNVFLPDNGPTWQALRIADLSAVPSLTSPEAGSVIRDANGVPIEHLSPVQEDQRDPNFAFEGMTHDPKNLFSPTKRTELSEPPSFMMDSEDPHSLDKIVAWMIQPEPNSRPTAQQILASEPVSWVESRRSGGATVYEGNWGPQVGPSIEELIDDDDTEMTDV is encoded by the exons ATGTCGTTCACCAACGATTGCGGGGGGGCACTCACTCTGCCCTCTCCCACACATGTCCACCACGATGTCAGCTCCGCAGTTCGATCACTCCGCAGGTCGCTTTCCAGATCACCATCAAAATTCCGACTCTCTGGCGCtgtctctccttctcccactcccacacCAGCGGCTCCATCCAGGTCGGCGCATCTCGAGCATCCAGCTTCCACCCCAATCCCTGCGACACCAGCCGCTCTGGCGGGGCCTTCCTCACCCACTTCTTTTTCCGCACCCCAGCACGGTATTGCGGGTAACCCTTTTGTCAACAAACCAAACATCAAGCTCTCGGTGCGCTCCACGAGGTCGAAGCCGGTGACTCGGCCCCTCTCCAGATCTCGAGGCTCACCAAAGAGCCCTCTCAAGCGCGTTTTTGCCCCCTCCAGCGACTCCCTCAACCTGCTTCCCACCTCTTTCTCCGCGCCAGACACCCGCGGCCAAGAAAACAGGAGCTTCAGGGAGTTTGCGCTTGCGCTGAGCCCCACGTCGCGTCGCAATCTCGAGAAACCCACGCGTCACTCGGTGCACCTCGACATCTCGGGATCCGACAAAGTCTCTTTTCCTGCCATCTCAGTAAGCCCGCTCAAACGGAGCGACGCGACCATGAGTCTGGGCCAGACGGCATTTGGGAGTCCAGTCGCAAAGCGCCGCAGTCTACACGGCATCTCGAGCATGAACAACGAGCCCACCATCTTCGACCAAAGCCCGACCGCGCGCGAGTCGCAACAACAGCCGGGCTTCGACATTCACGAGGACGCCAATCTCGAGTACGAATTGACCGGCTCGAACGTGTCGCCTACCCCAGATCCATTGGCCTCGCCCACCCCGTCATCGCTCCAGCATCGGTCGAATTCGCTCCGAAGAAGTACCCTGCAGCAGCGCCACGGAGATACTCGATCATCCTGGGGCCGGCGCGCCGGAGAAAAGGCACAGATGACGCTCGACGCCGGGTCGCCGATGGCGGCTCGTAGCAGACCTAGGCTATCTCTGGACCAATATGTGCCTATTGCGACCGAGAGCCCCTTCACTCACCAAGGTCCTCTCCTACCTGCCTCGGCGCATTTCTTGGCGCACAAGGCTCGGGAGCAGttccaacctcatcctctctCGCGCTCGTTGACCCAGTCTTCTTCGAACTCGAGTCTGCCAGACGACTCTCCGACCCATGTTCCTGTCCAGTTTGGCGAGAAGGCTCGCGTTCCTCTCAACTTCTCAAAATCGCTTCCACCTGGTGCGCGACCACCCACAAAGGATTCAGGAGATGTTGCGACCCCCAACTACAAGCATGCCAAGCCGTTCCAAGCCGCCTTCATGTCGACAGGTTTGGTGTCCAAGATGAATCGCAACCCCGAACTTGGCCCACCAAAGCACCCCGGAGCGAAGGTCAACATAATGCCAGATACTCCCTGCAAGAAGCAGTACAGCTCCGCTACGTATCCACCCAACCTCAGCGCTGGTCGACGGCAATCGCGAAAGTCAGTTGGTAGCCCTACGACGCCGTTTGGCGCTTCCACCAACGCTCCCCCTACCAGTGGCAATTTGTTCTTCCAGCAGGTCCGTGCGGGGCATATGAGGAAGTCGAGCTTGTTGAGCCTGGATGGGGATGACCTCGCTGGATCCCAAGACGATTTCCCCCCGCCCACCCCGACGAAGAATATCTTCAAGAATGTCACATCCTCTGGGGCGAGCGTGCGGACGCCTTTGGGGACCCCCGGCTTTGCGAGCTTCGCGACGCCTGCAGTTCCCTTCAGTTTGAGCTCAGCAAGAACACCAGCGcagtccaccaccccatccttcACCCCACCCGGAGCGCCTCAGagcaccactccctccttcACTCCCCCTG GTGCGCCATCGTTCACCCCTTCGGGTACTCCTGAGAGCACCACTCCCCTGTGTGCTCGTCAGGATCAGGACAATGGTCAGCAGGTCACTGAGCCCATCTTTCGACCTTCCACCCCTTACTCGAGTGCCTCGCCGTTTGTATCCGTCAGCAACAGTGCTCCGGTTATCAACGAAAGCCATACCCCTGCCAGTTTATTCGCGACGCCCGCTCCGAGAAACAAGACGACGCCCGTATTCTTCGCAACAGGCAGCAAGTCATCGTCCAACGAGTATCTCGTCCCCAACCAGGATGCCTCAGGGAGCCCTCTCGGGTCGAAAAAAGCTTCACCTCGCACCCCCGGCGACTCGTTGAAAAATTCCATGCCGCCTCCCGGAGGGAAATCAACAGGGCCTCCTGCCACCCCCTCTACTCACGAGCGGTCTTCACTCTTCGGCGGGGCTCCTGACCGTCGCATGAGCATCACCCCTCGCAACGGGCGTGGTCCGGGTGACGTTGACGAGTCTCTGGTCAGCCGGTTTGACAAATCCGAGGTCATCGGTAGTGGCGAGTTCTCGACGGTGTATCGGGTTACCAAGCTTGCCTCTCCCGCGTCGTCATTCATGACAATGGGCATCTCTACAACCCCACAGACACCTTCGAGCCCCGAGTCTGGCAAAGTCTTTGCCGTCAAGAAGCTCCGTGTTCCCATCAGTGGTGgcagggagagggagaggaagtaTCAAGAGGTGCATATCTTGAGATCTCTGAACCACTCGACCAAGGTTGTTCAGTACATTGACAGTTGGGAGTGGAACAACTATTTGTATATTCAAACCGAGTACTGCACCGAGGGCAGTTTAGATATCTTCCTCAAAGACATTGGTCAGACTGGCCGATTGGATGATTTCCGCATCTGGAAGATCTTGCTGGAGATAGCTCAG GGTTTGGCCGCTATTCATGAGGCCGGGTTCATTCACCTCGACATCAAGCCTGCCAACATCTTGGTCACGTTTGACGGCTATCTCAAGATTGCCGACTTCGGCATGGCCACAACGAGCCCAGCCCCGCCGGGAATCGAAGGCGAGGGCGATCGCGAGTACATCGGCCCAGAAATTCTTCGTGGTCGGTATGAGCAGCCTGCCGACATCTTTGCGCTCGGTCTCATCATTCTGGAGATCGCATGCAATGTCTTCCTTCCCGACAACGGCCCAACATGGCAGGCTCTTCGCATTGCCGACCTGTCTGCTGTTCCCAGTCTTACTTCCCCTGAGGCTGGCTCTGTCATTCGGGACGCAAACGGCGTGCCGATTGAGCATCTGTCACCTGTTCAGGAGGATCAACGAGACCCCAACTTCGCCTTTGAAGGCATGACCCACGACCCCAAGAACCTTTTCAGTCCAACGAAGCGGACTGAGTTGTCGGAGCCTCCCTCGTTCATGATGGACAGCGAAGACCCTCATTCTCTTGACAAGATTGTCGCTTGGATGATCCAGCCAGAACCCAACAGTCGCCCTACTGCCCAGCAGATCCTTGCTTCGGAGCCCGTCTCCTGGGTAGAGAGCCGCCGCAGCGGGGGCGCCACTGTTTATGAAGGCAACTGGGGCCCCCAAGTCGGACCCTCCATCGAGGAGCTGatcgatgacgacgacacaGAGATGACCGACGTGTGA